Below is a genomic region from Rosa chinensis cultivar Old Blush chromosome 5, RchiOBHm-V2, whole genome shotgun sequence.
TGAAGTTTATGACAGTATGAAATACCAAGTTCAAGGCTTTAAGCTCCGGCTCTTGCTTGAAAAATTAGTCATCTGGAAGCTTGTGACATTATTATGTATTTGGTCTGCCCGGTTTTTTTAAGTAGTTTCTTCTAGATtgatcttctttttgtttttaatttcaagtGGCCTGTTTGCTATATTAAAGTTGGTCTGCTTTCCCCTGGTGTTGTTAGTTTCCCCCAACTTAGCAGCAAATTATGTTATAACTTAATTACAGAGCATATATACATTCTCtatttcagtttaatttgtccAGTTTTCTTAGTGTCGTTAGAAAACTTAGAAGCTTCCACAAATGTGGAAATCTTCAGCAAAGCACCAAAgagttttgtattgtgtttggTTCATGCATGTTTACTAATTTTGCTAAATTTCATTCCCTTTCAGttaattggttttgtttgcCTGAAGCACTAAAGTTTGATACTTCATAACCTGTTTGCATCTTATTGTTTGGCTTTGCAGGTTATTTGCGTATCACTTGGAGGCTAATCTGCTCTGTCCTCTATTCTCTATCATCTATCTTCCACTCGTCATAGAAAATTCAAGGTAAGCCACAACTTTTTTGTGTCTTGGATGAGATTGTTGGGTATAAATGCAGAAGCTATCTGCTTTATCTTTTTTGTTTGccgcttttatatatatatttttgtttaatGTATTTTTGAACAAAGCTTATCTGTTTATTGCAACTAGAGTATATGttctttgcttaattaattaccTTCTTTTAGGGACTGAACTAGCTTATAGTAATTTTACACTTTTGATGTTGGGAATTTATAGTTTTTGTGTTGTATTTTGATGGCAGCTCAGTTGTAGGCAATGTTTGTTCACTTTGGTTAATTGTTTGAAGTCCTTTGTTTGGTTAGTAGTCATGGTTATAATTTAATAAACTatatttttcttggctatttgacGTAGATGTTCAATTTGATTGCTTAAGGAGAAATATGGACAAATCATGGATAGATTTAGTAGATAGGCATTCTCTAGCATATTATGATGCAATAGATcaatttttgacttttgcatACATCAATAGGGATCTGGGTTCAAGGATTTATTGGCCTTGTAGAAAGTGCGAAAATCGTTATCTCTATGTAAGATTAGTTGTGCGGCAGCATTTTCGTGATTATGATTTCTTTAAGAAGTATAGGAAATGGGATAAACTTGGTGAGCCTAATCATTATGTTCATCCAGTGGATGGAAATCAAAATGGTATTGGGTTAGATTCTTACATGGAGGATGATATGATCAGACTTGTCCAAGAAGCTTTACGAGCTCCTAATGTAGGAACACATGAACAGACTAGTGAAGAAAACTCAACTAATCCTAATGTAGGGGCAAACGAACCTACCAAGAAGTTCTTGAAGCTTCTTGAGGATGCAAACCTTCCATTGTATCCAGGTTCTAAGAGATACACAACTTTGTCATTTACAGTTCGTCTTTTGCAAGCGAAGGTGCTCCATGGATGGATAGATAAATCCTTCAAAACTTTACTTGAGATAGCAAAAGAATCTATGCCTGAAGGTGTGCAACTTCCCAAGTCATATTATGAAGCCCAGAAGTTAACAGAAGATCTTAGATTCACTTATGAAACAGTAGATGCATGTCCTAATAGTTGTATGTTGTTTAGAAATGAAGACATAAATTTGGATGAATGCGGAATATGCATGACATCTTGATGGAAAGATAACAATGGTAGTTCAAATGATGTTGCAGCACTTGGGAAATGAAAAGCAGCAAAACAAGCAAGATATTTTCACAAGGCCAAAAAATGAAACAGACGATGGATATTTTTCGTTGTGGGATATTGACAGCCACCGTTGTGTATCGACgcgttgtgtgatgaaaaataGCACAACGGTGATGCACCGTTGTATGATATGAAAACAGTCGACATACTCTTGTTATCAGCGTTGTGCCTTCTCTCGGCAGATGGTAGGCAGAGCTGTCGTGCAGCCATGCTGCGCATGGTTGGTGCATGCATCAGACAACGAAACTTGTTTCAATATGTTGTTGGAAAACATTATCAGACAACGTTTTTTAAGTTTCACTGTCTTCTGATTTGTCGTCAGACTTCAGTTAGAGACTATGGTTGTTGTATAGCTTAGTTTTGGACAACGTAGTTCTGTTTTTATAGTTGTGTGAGTGTAATTGAGAGGACGCATTTTTGGTGAAACCATTGTGTGAGTGTAATTGAGAAGACGCATGTTTGGTaaaaccattgtgtgatatATAAGAACGCATTTGTTACAGTTGTGTGGGTGTAATTGAAAAGACACATTTTGGTaaaaccattgtgtgatatATAAGAATGCATTTGTTACAGTTGTATGAGTGTAATTGAAGAGACACATTTTGGTaaaaccattgtgtgatatATAAGAATGCATTGTGTGAGTACCCGGATTTTGGTGTATTGAGACAACGTAACATTAACattaaatctgttgtatgacAATTTTTATTGCCTGCATTTTGTGCATTACTAATGGGGCTCCATTTGGACTTAATTATTAAACCCTGATCAGTTGTAAAGAAATCATATTGCAAACTATCAAATGAATAATCCAACCCATATTATAAACCTCAAATGTTAAAATGGagcatttcccaatcatcccatccaaaataaaaagaagaaaagcactCAAATGCATgtccatctacttgggacatcaaaagctGGTACAAAAACATAATatttgttccaaaacatgcgaCATGGTGCATGGATAttgtaccagcagagaagcacgCCAAAATGATGTTTTCCTTCAGCAACAACCTATGTCATGGGAAATGCTTTCCTTCATCTCCTACACATACGCCTTGACCACAAACTTTGCCCACTCATTTCGCATCTGATCAATGTCTGCTTGGGTATAGTGGCTGCTatctctcctctcccactgaaaccAATGTATTACATCAAAGTGAGGCAAAGACATGCATAACTGTTATGTCCACAATCTCAATAGAAACCAAGTAAAGTGACTACATTTATAGGTGGGTTTACCTTTACAGGAAATAATGACAGGTCTTTATCCTCAATAATATCCCTCATGTATCGCATGATAAAGTACCCACACTCCTTGTTGCTAGGTTGGGGAGGAATGCCCTAAAAACAAATGATCATTAAACAACAAACCAAATactgtttttgcaagacaactATATGCATAGGTGAAACTTACAGCCAAATTTTTCCACATAACTGAATTCCGGCCTTTCCTCTTCCTTTCAGAATTATACATACCTAGTGCACTACATCAGAATAAGAAAATGAAGATGTGAGAGAAACAGAAGGGGGCAACATATATGTTTAAATAGATATAATGATCTCAGCAATGCATTATCTATAGCAGTGACTTACGTTTCCACTATAGACATCCAATCTCCAGTGGGTAAGCGTCTTTTCAGAGGATCCAAAAAATAGGCAGTGTCTTGGTCCGGATCAACAATTGTCAACATCCAATGATCACTACATGCATACAAAATAGTCATATATCTTGTAATAGAATATATGTTCAACATGGCACAAATTGATTGCAAACAATATACGAAAAATAGAACTTTCATGGACTTACCCCGAATTATATGGCAACATGAACATTTGTCCTGGTTTTGCAGTTACAAGCCTATCTCTAATGTGTTGGGCCCTAACAGTTCCATTCCCAGACCCACTTGCACCAATTAGAGAAGGGTCAATGAATGCAACCATGTCTACCATTTTATAAGCAATCAACTGCTCATAGAGATACCTATCAAGCATTTACACCAAATAAAATACTTTCAGCAACCATACTTGCAGCAATGATATGTAATggaaaatttgaattttttttacctttgaTACACAACAATGCAAGTTCCACTAACTTCCCTCATGCTTGCAAGTCGCCGAACATCTGATCCCATTAGAAAGGTCTTGCGAGAATATCAAAAGACATCAGGTTCAATGTGGAAGCTGATGGTACGCCCGTCTCTGAATTTTTCTTCACCCCACTGACATAGCATCTTCAATGATTCTGGTAATGTAGGTGCCATTGACGCCAAGCTAAATTGTACCTCTGAGTCTTCATTGActgtctctttctttttctttttcttctcagcATTATCCTTGATAGGTTTCTAGAACAAGGAAATAAATGTAACCTAGATGTTATGCAGCTTATCTAAACTTAAGAAAATTTCTTTAAACAAGTGAATGTGATCGGAGTAGTTTCATTTATACTTTCTTACCTTCACAAGTGACCTTATGATTAGCTCTTTAGGCCATGCTACCCAACTCCCCATAGCCTGCTTAacagtttcaatttcatctttaatcGGAAATGGGACCTTTGCTTTCTCCTCAACCGCCTCATAGATAGAAACACGCAGATTATCATCCCCAAGTGGAGCACCATGAATAAGCTGATTGTTATCATCACAGTCCATAACAGTAGCATAAGCAACAACATGTTCAACAGAACCTAATGCCAACTTGCATTTAATCTCTGCTCCAGATGACTGAAAAACATgcaaaaaataatatttataaccCTGCCTATATGTTTAAATTTATACTAGATCAATCTAACCTGCGGAAATAACATACTCATCAATTCTACCAATATGGGTGTAAACTGAAAACAGAGTTACCTTTTTTGAAGAGTcaagcaatgtcaaatccacatATTCTGCCCCCTCCACATGCTGTGGCACTTGAATATCATTCGGTGACACATTTTCTTCCAAAGTCTCTTTCTAAACCATGTTTTTCAACTGATTAAGGTCCTTCAAGCATGGAGAAACATCCAAAGGGCCTCCCTTCATCACCTTTGAACCCTTCCTTTTACGTTGCATAACCTTGTTTTCAATCATATCTAAAGCTCCATGAATTGCTTTTCCATCCACATGGttcatttcttcttccaatGCACCTTTTGGCAGTTCTTCTTGACCTGTCTCATCAATTGTGTGTGAACAACTCCCTTGACTAGAAACATGTGGTTTGGGAGTATCACAGTTCCCAGCTTCTTTGGCAATTATCTTGGCTTCAAGTTCAGCAAATTTGGTTCCCCAAAATGCCCGCTCATCTGCTACAAGCTTTTCCTTTGCTTCCTCGATTATCTTTTCCCTTGCCTCCTCTACTATCTTTTGTTTCTCTTCTAACATTATTTTCTGCACACTAACTCTAACTGTTGCTTCTATGCTCTCCTTTCTACGTTTAGGTAGATGGAAGTAAGTAGAAGGAGTCACACAACCTCCCACTCCACGCACTCTTCCCCCATGCTCAGGAGTCCTCAACGCCAATGTTAAGACATCATCACTTCCCTCAATGGATAGTTCTCCAGTAGCAACCCTTTTCTTCAAGGCATCCTGACATATTTAGAGTACAAATATAACTATATCATCTGAATAAATTGCATACATACACTATGGATATTTAGACTTACTATTTTTTCAGCCTTCTTTTTTGTCTCTTCATCCTTGAAACTGCCATCCTTGGACTGCCTTCCTTGAAGCCGCATCGCTCATACCATGTTTGGCTTTCAAGTTGTAAAGCCTCACAAGCACATTCATCTTAGTGTGCCTAGTGCAACCAGGGAACAAGGGCTTGTTGGCATCATCAACAAACTTCCTGAATTCATTACACTCCCTTGAGAGCTGCTCATCCTCATCGCCTTCCAACTCTACATCACTATCTAATTCTACTTCATAATCTGCCCCGATGTTACCCTCCACAGTTTCTGATTCACTTGCCTCTGTCTCAACACTTTCAGTATCCATATCTGATCCCTATTCCACTACAACCTCCCCATGTTCTGTTCAATCCCATTTATAAATAAGTGATCCTTGATCACTTGTGTAGAAAAATCCTTCGTATTTCCACACTTCATGCAAGGACAACAAATGTGGTTTGGGTCTCTAGCATTTCCCAGAGCAAACTCACAAAACTCAGCCACCCCTAACTTATATTCATAAGACCTCCTATCAGTATTCATCCATGATCTATCCATCTACATTAAAGAAATAGAACAATTCCCTTTCAATAAATCATCAAAAAACTCACAATGACGATTCACTAAGGTCCATAAGAAAAATCTGCTAATCTAAACAAAAATAGCAAAATATGTTCACATATACATACTAtaatatgaagcacaaaaaaaCAATTCCATATATTGGGACAGAACAATATACCAGCATAGAACAAATACTACATTTAGGCTCTGATACAATTTAATATGCTAGCACATAACAATATAATTCCACAATGGCAATACTCACCAGTCCTTAACCCCCAAAATGGCTTTAATGCAGTTCCTGGAAGTGTTGATGAGCTATGAATCTGAAAAGCATAAAAGCGTATGATAGTTAGATACAAGTTATGAAATTTTTGAAGAGGAGTCGATTGATAATATTTATAAACTGAGATAGTTACAGCTTGTTGATAGGGAGATCAAGCAATCATATATCAACCATTTACATTTACTAAAATGATTACTAAAATGACCTGCACACTAAATGGATACCAGGCTAACACACAACTCATATAAACTATGAAATTAATACCAAATGGATAACCAAGACCCAACTGCATTTATCCTAAGCTTGAACCACATCAATTTCATGTAAATTAAGAAGCCAATTATGCTTCTTCTCATTGCAGTCAAAGTCCATTTAGAAGTCATTGCAGAACTCAATTTTATAGtttctacataaaacaagactTTAGACTCAAAAGAAAATCCCATAGTTTCTGGTGGCAGGGAGCGGATAACTTTATTAGCTTCAAGGTGTTGATTATTTAATGATCATATTAGGTGATCATAGGGGGCTGACCTTTAAACTAATGACATCGTTTGGTCAGATTGCCTAGTAGGTCAACAACTTCACTAAATTTCTTATACTAATATTTACCATCACTAAGAATAGGTATGTGGGGGGTAATAATGTTGTCCGAACAgtttatgtttatatatatatatatatatatatatatatataacactacACAAGATTTGGCATACTGCCAACTTGCACAAAAGGTTAGGGAAACCAGAAAATATGATAAATTTTATGATCATGATATTACATTAACAGAAGACACTTCCTTGATGAAATTCCAACGCTAATATGGGATAAAATTTCAATTCCATACTTAGCAGATTCCAACTAGGGGGGCAGACGTGTACCTCTACATAAGATCTATGATCTCTATTATGTTTCATATAACTTTATTAATTAGATGTATGGCATATTAATTATGAAACCTTTGAAATCATGATCTAAGATTTTCTAACACTATAGTCTTCTTCTTACTGATATTCTAACCAGCCCAAATCAGAGCAGAGTTTTGCTGATGCAAAAGGTGATATGCTTACAAACCCAGAACACTGAAAACATCCATGTTCTAATTCAAaacacattaaaaaaaaattcccatgAGCCACAATCAAACAGAGGCAATGAAACTATACAA
It encodes:
- the LOC112202536 gene encoding uncharacterized protein LOC112202536 — its product is MKVLFFVYCLQSICAMLNIYSITRYMTILYACSDHWMLTIVDPDQDTAYFLDPLKRRLPTGDWMSIVETALGMYNSERKRKGRNSVMWKNLAGIPPQPSNKECGYFIMRYMRDIIEDKDLSLFPVKWERRDSSHYTQADIDQMRNEWAKFVVKAYV